The Girardinichthys multiradiatus isolate DD_20200921_A chromosome Y, DD_fGirMul_XY1, whole genome shotgun sequence genome has a window encoding:
- the LOC124864498 gene encoding conserved oligomeric Golgi complex subunit 1-like isoform X2 has product MLHLRLINCCFSNNFSVLSCKQDICHGVGTLLVYVKSLKGLGAIRDSVWDLLSTDSISQHWGNVCQQLLGRPLAVWEDFLQQLFLQRLQTITKEETEAIATISVQLLTSAVRDQEGQTIQSSTGSNPVSISGAQYEVDVASFLWSETPGDLLSDAAWVSVPQRCQKQQQRSGLAMKTQALTPCVQNFCSSLDAKLKARLDDLQHYLPSQETGSNSISATVSSSRPPDSSLFNRYTDSSAVEEALREGCVTCVRHILSSIRSELDSVPACLSSVLFMARLCQSVGELCPSLKHCILGKQSTVEAPAKGTPRQGKKLGKSKAATEVSPVQAKWAGLKEELLGCSIEAYRIWSSALAKGLVETFGAALLTESAGAILTTTTSWEDLEIQEESEAGNSVTSKISLPVQPSWFVQSLLFQLCVEVNRVGGHALPRPTLQELLQACLVQALHHYDLLTEQSQDREGVLPITQNRALQLLFDLRYLHTTLSSRLEEGKTSRSQQDPRFHKICDWLESFIDPFDLDVFTPPLNANLNRLSQRTSVLLGLLTGSEKQFAPRSSTVNSQEPYNILPLASSQIRFGILPLSMSNTRKSKSSSRGPDVSQNLRF; this is encoded by the exons ATGCTTCATCTGAGATTAATTAATTGCTGCTTTTCCAACAACTTTTCTGTTCTCAGCTGCAAACAGGACATTTGTCATGGTGTTGGGACACTTTTGGTCTATGTGAAGAGTCTTAAGGGTTTGGGGGCCATTCGAGATTCTGTCTGGGATCTTTTATCCACAGACTCCATCAGTCAGCACTGGGGTAACGTATGTCAGCAGCTCCTAGGGCGCCCCCTGGCTGTGTGGGAGGACTTCTTGCAACAGCTCTTTCTTCAGCGCCTGCAA ACCATCACCAAAGAGGAAACAGAAGCCATTGCAACAATCTCGGTGCAGCTCCTCACCTCAGCTGTGAGGGACCAAGAGGGCCAAACCATCCAGTCCTCCACAGGTAGCAACCCTGTCTCCATTTCTGGTGCTCAGTATGAGGTGGATGTGGCCTCCTTTCTGTGGTCAGAGACTCCAGGGGACCTGCTGAGTGATGCAGCCTGGGTCAGTGTGCCCCAGCGGTgccagaagcagcagcagagaagTGGCCTGGCTATGAAGACACAGGCACTGACACCTTGTGTTCAGAACTTCTGCTCCTCTTTGGATGCAAAGCTTAAAGCCAGGCTTGATGACCTCCAGCACTATCTTCCTTCCCAAGAAACAG GATCCAACTCCATCTCAGCCACAGTGTCTTCTTCACGACCTCCTGACTCCTCTTTGTTTAACCGCTACACGGACTCCTCGGCAGTGGAGGAAGCTCTCCGTGAAGGCTGTGTGACCTGTGTTCGCCATATTCTTTCCTCCATCCGCTCTGAACTGGACTCTGTTCCAGCCTGTCTCAGCTCTGTCCTTTTCATGGCCAGGTTGTGCCAGTCTGTGGGTGAACTATGtcccagcctgaagcactgcatcCTGGGAAAACAGAGCACAGTGGAAGCCCCAGCAAAGGGGACCCCAAGACAGGGCAAGAAACTGGGCAAATCCAAAGCTGCCACAGAGGTCAGCCCAGTGCAAGCCAAGTGGGCGGGGCTGAAGGAGGAGCTTCTTGGCTGCAGCATAGAAGCTTACCGCATCTGGAGCTCCGCCCTTGCCAAA GGGCTGGTGGAAACATTTGGTGCAGCTTTGCTGACAGAGTCTGCTGGTGCAATTCTGACGACTACAACAAGTTGGGAAGATCTGGAGATCCAAGAAGAGTCTGAAGCAGGGAACAGCGTCACATCTAAAATCAGTCTTCCAGTTCAG CCATCTTGGTTTGTGCAGTCTTTGCTGTTCCAGCTTTGCGTGGAGGTCAACAGAGTGGGGGGACATGCCCTTCCCCGGCCGACCCTGCAGGAGCTGCTTCAGGCCTGTCTTGTTCAAGCTCTGCATCACTATGACCTCCTCACAGAGCAATCACAGGACAGA GAGGGTGTCCTCCCCATAACTCAGAACCGAGCCTTGCAGTTGTTATTCGACCTTCGATACCTCCACACCACACTGAGCAGCAGACTGGAGGAGGGCAAGACCTCTAGATCCCAGCAAGACCCAAG ATTCCACAAGATCTGTGATTGGCTGGAAAGCTTCATTGACCCCTTTGACCTGGATGTTTTTACACCTCCACTGAATGCCAATCTCAACCGGCTGTCCCAGAGGACCTCG GTGCTGCTTGGGCTCCTGACTGGTTCTGAGAAGCAGTTTGCCCCACGAAGCAGCACTGTGAACTCTCAGGAACCTTACAACATTCTGCCACTGGCCAGCAGTCAGATCAG gttCGGAATATTGCCTCTCAGCATGTCAAACACGCGGAAATCCAAGTCCTCCTCCAGGGGGCCGGACGTTTCTCAGAACCTG AGATTCTGA
- the LOC124864498 gene encoding conserved oligomeric Golgi complex subunit 1-like isoform X1: MLHLRLINCCFSNNFSVLSCKQDICHGVGTLLVYVKSLKGLGAIRDSVWDLLSTDSISQHWGNVCQQLLGRPLAVWEDFLQQLFLQRLQTITKEETEAIATISVQLLTSAVRDQEGQTIQSSTGSNPVSISGAQYEVDVASFLWSETPGDLLSDAAWVSVPQRCQKQQQRSGLAMKTQALTPCVQNFCSSLDAKLKARLDDLQHYLPSQETGSNSISATVSSSRPPDSSLFNRYTDSSAVEEALREGCVTCVRHILSSIRSELDSVPACLSSVLFMARLCQSVGELCPSLKHCILGKQSTVEAPAKGTPRQGKKLGKSKAATEVSPVQAKWAGLKEELLGCSIEAYRIWSSALAKGLVETFGAALLTESAGAILTTTTSWEDLEIQEESEAGNSVTSKISLPVQPSWFVQSLLFQLCVEVNRVGGHALPRPTLQELLQACLVQALHHYDLLTEQSQDREGVLPITQNRALQLLFDLRYLHTTLSSRLEEGKTSRSQQDPRFHKICDWLESFIDPFDLDVFTPPLNANLNRLSQRTSVLLGLLTGSEKQFAPRSSTVNSQEPYNILPLASSQIRFGILPLSMSNTRKSKSSSRGPDVSQNLAPQSSTAGSDDSFQPGSLFRQLAHQDEDTTSPSLFKLSWLSGMAK; this comes from the exons ATGCTTCATCTGAGATTAATTAATTGCTGCTTTTCCAACAACTTTTCTGTTCTCAGCTGCAAACAGGACATTTGTCATGGTGTTGGGACACTTTTGGTCTATGTGAAGAGTCTTAAGGGTTTGGGGGCCATTCGAGATTCTGTCTGGGATCTTTTATCCACAGACTCCATCAGTCAGCACTGGGGTAACGTATGTCAGCAGCTCCTAGGGCGCCCCCTGGCTGTGTGGGAGGACTTCTTGCAACAGCTCTTTCTTCAGCGCCTGCAA ACCATCACCAAAGAGGAAACAGAAGCCATTGCAACAATCTCGGTGCAGCTCCTCACCTCAGCTGTGAGGGACCAAGAGGGCCAAACCATCCAGTCCTCCACAGGTAGCAACCCTGTCTCCATTTCTGGTGCTCAGTATGAGGTGGATGTGGCCTCCTTTCTGTGGTCAGAGACTCCAGGGGACCTGCTGAGTGATGCAGCCTGGGTCAGTGTGCCCCAGCGGTgccagaagcagcagcagagaagTGGCCTGGCTATGAAGACACAGGCACTGACACCTTGTGTTCAGAACTTCTGCTCCTCTTTGGATGCAAAGCTTAAAGCCAGGCTTGATGACCTCCAGCACTATCTTCCTTCCCAAGAAACAG GATCCAACTCCATCTCAGCCACAGTGTCTTCTTCACGACCTCCTGACTCCTCTTTGTTTAACCGCTACACGGACTCCTCGGCAGTGGAGGAAGCTCTCCGTGAAGGCTGTGTGACCTGTGTTCGCCATATTCTTTCCTCCATCCGCTCTGAACTGGACTCTGTTCCAGCCTGTCTCAGCTCTGTCCTTTTCATGGCCAGGTTGTGCCAGTCTGTGGGTGAACTATGtcccagcctgaagcactgcatcCTGGGAAAACAGAGCACAGTGGAAGCCCCAGCAAAGGGGACCCCAAGACAGGGCAAGAAACTGGGCAAATCCAAAGCTGCCACAGAGGTCAGCCCAGTGCAAGCCAAGTGGGCGGGGCTGAAGGAGGAGCTTCTTGGCTGCAGCATAGAAGCTTACCGCATCTGGAGCTCCGCCCTTGCCAAA GGGCTGGTGGAAACATTTGGTGCAGCTTTGCTGACAGAGTCTGCTGGTGCAATTCTGACGACTACAACAAGTTGGGAAGATCTGGAGATCCAAGAAGAGTCTGAAGCAGGGAACAGCGTCACATCTAAAATCAGTCTTCCAGTTCAG CCATCTTGGTTTGTGCAGTCTTTGCTGTTCCAGCTTTGCGTGGAGGTCAACAGAGTGGGGGGACATGCCCTTCCCCGGCCGACCCTGCAGGAGCTGCTTCAGGCCTGTCTTGTTCAAGCTCTGCATCACTATGACCTCCTCACAGAGCAATCACAGGACAGA GAGGGTGTCCTCCCCATAACTCAGAACCGAGCCTTGCAGTTGTTATTCGACCTTCGATACCTCCACACCACACTGAGCAGCAGACTGGAGGAGGGCAAGACCTCTAGATCCCAGCAAGACCCAAG ATTCCACAAGATCTGTGATTGGCTGGAAAGCTTCATTGACCCCTTTGACCTGGATGTTTTTACACCTCCACTGAATGCCAATCTCAACCGGCTGTCCCAGAGGACCTCG GTGCTGCTTGGGCTCCTGACTGGTTCTGAGAAGCAGTTTGCCCCACGAAGCAGCACTGTGAACTCTCAGGAACCTTACAACATTCTGCCACTGGCCAGCAGTCAGATCAG gttCGGAATATTGCCTCTCAGCATGTCAAACACGCGGAAATCCAAGTCCTCCTCCAGGGGGCCGGACGTTTCTCAGAACCTG GCTCCTCAGTCCTCCACAGCAGGAAGTGATGACAGCTTCCAGCCGGGCAGTCTCTTCAGACAGCTCGCTCATCAGGATGAGGACACAACATCGCCGTCTCTGTTCAAGCTCAGCTGGCTGTCGGGCATGGCCAAATAg